Proteins found in one Takifugu flavidus isolate HTHZ2018 chromosome 7, ASM371156v2, whole genome shotgun sequence genomic segment:
- the btbd8 gene encoding BTB/POZ domain-containing protein 8 isoform X3: protein MRSAEITPHIDGEVSHCNTSLHNPVDPHSSTDSDTVVEPASGLGADLLDLYRRGEQCDITVQVAEQHFSCHRAILCARSQYFRAMLSGSWMESSRQCITLQGLGPDEMEILLQFMYGAIVDLPPGANAGQVVLAADMLGLDGLKDVAEMVLTRDYCRFFPKPVDGVQRTILECLSLTHALGLHNLHTLCKRWVADHFVKSWRERNFSLLSPELQKACLMAVCENMTVYNAVTMLCGTEQLIGSLPEVKWAQQVKHLSAELQEESLRIIVQHLPQVICTQAFQDLRKREEFTSEPALLKKLCSAIREGVTVDNSCDLFTAVNHLYGNDIEEYYPLEEEGIKFEEPFRQEICTLRGWLWTFLLQSFYAIRHTQGWETLSSKHRERILADAIDKGDNRRLCKKPVFTSSQSKNTKCFSAAPESPTVNRTKRVSENKRSHSPSAMKSDGIGAANKPGDSPSSKAKNAKKPGDRSAAPKVKAPSAATPVVNGTGTAGVRRGAATGASNVPRSSHGAKDQEKKPNLGARPKTSPPSCTTSSVTRSPKSSAEKNGFIHAQSGATSASGSSSPENGAISSPRNDPGTKPKQQVKVVNKSVLTKAPQKSEQTKTISSTKSSVRESGKSKLGAAEKVATAARADNKGKGTPDHLVSRQGTTVKKTASPRKEERKDGIKSSATDKVVTEVPKKKTTKPVSAAVPSAKTSGKPVKASAAPTKQSSTAVSKSGHKPKSTTELSMGKGSPKSGGNLKPSASAAVVAASTKRSGTKGKDTLTGKTESVLTVPTEDDQVINESDRVVQPEPVAEQQTMSQGGADMLSLVDKSNPEQDLHETETHVENSSGNEHRVTVVNNITPHTDPVNMDQESSGSTVPPPSSGLQAGVSTPNSPRENGHPTDTPCSIGSTDTPLEDSWSGVHHQVSPESETGSMHTTSSDDIKPRSEDYDAGGSQDDDCSNDRGVSKCGTMRCHDFLGRSSSDTSTPEELKLYESGVGLRVEVHLRGREAETTSEEEGVRRRPCSWLQRDEAPNEEEHSEVEATVTVKCTPEQQLFSSSEEDDEEEATEDEKSEVEVIPGQTTPLPTEPVPDFQGIVNLAFDDEAVDQENEPADYHSTSNFRRSVLLSVDECEELGSEEAGIQTPPQPPEETSMPCDVFESISAFPTDQNHLPGHHKNDDIKHKKDEEEPKAKSFVFLTEIQESNDIQDIGNEGNPSDPSLDADTKEVPFQERPCHLDLWHAEQYNSGLCRNATDSKKADLHLDLSQHQLTGDSPEHTAPSPAGDYGHDSSDQSCKRDRRPSKALSPIYEVDVGESLENCSNKDRNDRLKENEEKPRENEDKSHKFAEQDWSLLRQLLSDHESNLGVINPVPEELNLAQYLIKQTLSLSRDFLDYEAILSPEKENFKRWAELISPMEDSSTSITVTSFSPEDAASPQGEWTIVELETHH from the exons ATGCGGTCAGCTGAAATAACCCCACACATTGATGGCGAAGTGTCACATTGTAACACATCTCTTCATAACCCAGTAGATCCCCATAGTTCTACTGACTCAG ACACTGTCGTTGAACCAGCCTCAGGCCTTGGAGCTGACCTGCTGGATCTTTACCGGAGAGGCGAGCAGTGTGACATCACAGTCCAAGTGGCTGAGCAGCACTTTTCCTGCCACAG GGCAATTCTCTGTGCACGGTCTCAGTACTTTCGTGCCATGCTGAGTGGGAGTTGGATGGAGAGCTCCAGACAGTGTATCACTCTGCAAGG TTTAGGACCTGATGAGATGGAGATTCTGCTTCAGTTCATGTATGGGGCCATTGTGGATCTACCACCTGGAGCTAATGCTGG TCAGGTGGTTTTAGCAGCAGATATGCTCGGCTTGGACGGTCTCAAAGATGTTGCAGAGATGGTTCTGACCAGAGACTACTGCCGTTTCTTTCCCAAG cCAGTTGACGGAGTTCAGCGAACAATTCTTGAGTGTCTTTCACTCACTCATGCCTTAGGCCTTCATAACCTCCATACGCTGTGCAAGAG GTGGGTTGCTGATCATTTTGTGAAAAGCTGGCGCGAGAGGAACTTCTCCCTATTGTCCCCTGAGCTCCAAAAAGCATGTTTAATGGCTGTATGTGAAAACATG ACCGTGTACAATGCTGTTACCATGCTCTGTGGCACGGAGCAGTTGATTGGCAGTCTCCCAGAAGTCAAGTGGGCACAACAGGTGAAGCATTTGTCTGCAGAACTACAGGAGGAGAGTCTCCGAATCATAGTTCAGCATCTGCCCCAAGTCATCTGCACGCAAGCATTCCAGGACCTTCGCAAG AGGGAAGAGTTCACCAGTGAGCCTGCATTGCTGAAAAAATTGTGCTCAGCCATCCGGGAAGGTGTGACTGTGGACAACTCTTGTGATCTTTTCACTGCCGTAAACCATCTGTATGGAAACGATATAGAAGAATATTATCCACTGGAAGAGGAAGGAATAAAATTTGAAGAG CCATTCAGACAAGAGATTTGTACACTGCGTGGTTGGCTGTGGACCTTTCTGCTTCAGAGCTTTTACGCCATCCGCCACACACAGGGATGGGAGACCTTGTCTTCCAAACACAGGGAGAGGATTCTTGCAG ATGCTATTGATAAAGGGGACAATCGAAGACTCTGTAAAAAGCCTGTATTCACTAGCTCTCAG tcaaaaaatacaaaatgctTTTCAGCCGCACCTGAAAGCCCTACTGTAAACAGGACCAAAAGAGTGTCTGAAAACAAAAGGTCACATTCACCATCAGCCATGAAGTCTGATGGAATTGGAGCTGCTAACAAACCAGGAGACAGTCCCTCATCTAAAGCAAAGAATGCGAAGAAACCGGGAGATCGGAGTGCAGCACCAAAAGTAAAGGCACCATCAGCTGCCACACCGGTGGTTAATGGCACAGGGACTGCAGGGGTCAGACGAGGTGCTGCCACTGGTGCCTCCAATGTCCCCAGAAGCTCTCATGGGGCTAAAGACCAAGAAAAGAAGCCGAACCTGGGGGCACGACCAAAAACATCTCCCCCAAGCTGCACAACTTCGTCAGTCACGAGGTCTCCAAAgagctcagcagaaaaaaatgggTTTATTCATGCTCAGTCTGGTGCTACATCAGCATCTGGAAGCTCCTCGCCAGAGAACGGTGCCATCAGCAGTCCTCGTAATGATCCAG GTACAAAGCCCAAACAGCAGGTAAAAGTGGTTAACAAATCTGTTCTGACAAAAGCTCCTCAGAAATCAGAACAAACAAAGACCATCAG TTCAACCAAATCAAGTGTCAGAGAAAGTGGTAAGTCCAAACTGGGTGCAGCAGAGAAAGTGGCTACAGCAGCAAGAGCAGACAATAAGGGAAAAGGAACACCAGACCATCTTG tttctCGACAAGGAACCACGGtgaaaaaaacagcatctcCCAGGAAAGAAGAACGTAAAGATGGGATAAAATCCTCTGCAACAGACAAGGTGGTCACTGAGGTTCCTAAAAAGAAGACCACCAAGCCTGTTTCAGCAGCTGTGCCCTCAGCTAAAACCAGTGGTAAACCAGTGAaagcctctgctgctcccaccAAGCAATCATCTACAGCAGTTTCCAAATCTGGGCATAAGCCAAAAAGCACTACTGAATTATCTATGGGGAAAGGCTCTCCAAAATCTGGTGGCAATTTGAAAccttcagcttctgcagctgttgttgctgcttctaCCAAGAGATCAGGGACCAAAGGAAAAGATACGTTAACTGGGAAAACGGAGTCAGTCCTAACTGTACCTACTGAAGATGATCAAGTGATCAATGAGAGTGATAGAGtagttcaacctgagcctgtagcagagcagcagacaaTGAGCCAGGGTGGAGCAGACATGCTCAGCTTGGTGGACAAGTCAAACCCTGAGCAAGATCTCCATGAAACTGAGACACATGTGGAAAATTCTTCAGGTAATGAGCACAGAGTGACAGTGGTAAATAACATCACACCTCATACTGACCCCGTTAATATGGACCAAGAGTCTTCAGGCAGTACAGTCCCCCCTCCGTCCAGTGGACTTCAAGCTGGGGTCAGCACCCCAAATTCCCCTAGAGAAAACGGACACCCTACAGACACCCCCTGCAGCATCGGAAGCACTGATACTCCTTTAGAGGACTCCTGGAGTGGTGTCCATCATCAAGTGAGTCCGGAATCTGAGACGGGCAGCATGCACACCACCTCCTCTGATGACATCAAGCCTCGTTCGGAGGATTACGATGCGGGAGGCTCCCAAGACGACGACTGCTCCAATGACAGGGGTGTTTCCAAGTGCGGCACCATGCGCTGCCACGATTTCCTGGGACGCAGCAGCAGTGACACAAGCACCCCTGAGGAGCTGAAGTTGTATGAAAGCGGCGTGGGACTAAGAGTGGAGGTACATCTGCGTGGGCGAGAGGCAGAGACCACCAGTGAGGAAGAGGGAGTGAGACGACGCCCTTGCTCCTGGCTGCAGAGGGATGAGGCTCCCAATGAGGAGGAGCACTCGGAAGTTGAGGCTACAGTGACCGTGAAGTgcacacctgagcagcagctcttctcctcatctgaggaagatgatgaagaagaggccACAGAGGATGAAAAGTCTGAAGTGGAAGTGATTCCAGGTCAGACTACCCCACTGCCAACCGAGCCCGTACCCGATTTCCAGGGAATTGTCAATCTAGCTTTTGACGATGAGGCTGTGGACCAGGAGAACGAGCCGGCAGACTATCATTCCACATCCAACTTCCGTCGCTCAGTGTTGCTTTCTGTTGATGAGTGTGAGGAGCTGGGCTCAGAGGAGGCTGGCATCCAAACTCCACCTCAGCCGCCTGAGGAGACTTCCATGCCCTGTGATGTTTTTGAGTCCATCTCTGCATTCCCCACTGACCAGAACCACCTGCCAGGTCATCATAAGAATGACGACATAAAGCACAAAAAAGATGAGGAGGAACCAAAAGCAAAATCCTTTGTGTTCCTTACAGAGATCCAAGAGAGTAATGACATCCAGGACATAGGTAATGAAGGAAATCCCAGTGATCCAAGTCTAGATGCCGACACAAAAGAGGTCCCCTTTCAGGAGCGCCCTTGTCATCTGGACCTGTGGCATGCTGAGCAGTACAACAGCGGGCTGTGCAGAAATGCCACTGACAGCAAGAAAGCTGATTTGCATCTAGACCTTAGTCAGCATCAGCTTACAGGGGACTCTCCTGAACACACAGCCCCGTCTCCAGCAG GAGACTATGGTCATGACAGTTCGGATCAAAGCTGCAAACGTGATCGCCGACCATCCAAAGCCCTGTCTCCTATTTACGAGGTGGATGTGGGAGAATCCTTAGAGAACTGCTCGAACAAGGACAGGAACGATagactgaaagaaaatgaggaaaagcccAGAGAGAATGAGGACAAAAGTCATAAGTTTGCAGAGCAGGACTGGAGTTTGCTGAGGCAGCTCCTTTCAGACCACGAGTCCAATCTGGGTGTGATAAATCCTGTGCCCGAGGAGCTCAATCTGGCCCAGTACCTTATCAAGCAAACTCTGTCCTTGTCCCGCGACTTTCTGGATTATGAAGCGATCCTGTCCCCAGAGAAAGAGAACTTCAAACGTTGGGCCGAGCTCATCTCACCTATGGAGGACTCATCTACCAGCATCACAGTTACCAGCTTCTCCCCAGAGGATGCTGCATCTCCACAGGGGGAGTGGACCATTGTGGAGCTGGAAACACATCACTGA
- the btbd8 gene encoding BTB/POZ domain-containing protein 8 isoform X4 — MEILLQFMYGAIVDLPPGANAGQVVLAADMLGLDGLKDVAEMVLTRDYCRFFPKPVDGVQRTILECLSLTHALGLHNLHTLCKRWVADHFVKSWRERNFSLLSPELQKACLMAVCENMTVYNAVTMLCGTEQLIGSLPEVKWAQQVKHLSAELQEESLRIIVQHLPQVICTQAFQDLRKREEFTSEPALLKKLCSAIREGVTVDNSCDLFTAVNHLYGNDIEEYYPLEEEGIKFEEPFRQEICTLRGWLWTFLLQSFYAIRHTQGWETLSSKHRERILADAIDKGDNRRLCKKPVFTSSQSKNTKCFSAAPESPTVNRTKRVSENKRSHSPSAMKSDGIGAANKPGDSPSSKAKNAKKPGDRSAAPKVKAPSAATPVVNGTGTAGVRRGAATGASNVPRSSHGAKDQEKKPNLGARPKTSPPSCTTSSVTRSPKSSAEKNGFIHAQSGATSASGSSSPENGAISSPRNDPGTKPKQQVKVVNKSVLTKAPQKSEQTKTISSTKSSVRESGKSKLGAAEKVATAARADNKGKGTPDHLVSRQGTTVKKTASPRKEERKDGIKSSATDKVVTEVPKKKTTKPVSAAVPSAKTSGKPVKASAAPTKQSSTAVSKSGHKPKSTTELSMGKGSPKSGGNLKPSASAAVVAASTKRSGTKGKDTLTGKTESVLTVPTEDDQVINESDRVVQPEPVAEQQTMSQGGADMLSLVDKSNPEQDLHETETHVENSSGNEHRVTVVNNITPHTDPVNMDQESSGSTVPPPSSGLQAGVSTPNSPRENGHPTDTPCSIGSTDTPLEDSWSGVHHQVSPESETGSMHTTSSDDIKPRSEDYDAGGSQDDDCSNDRGVSKCGTMRCHDFLGRSSSDTSTPEELKLYESGVGLRVEVHLRGREAETTSEEEGVRRRPCSWLQRDEAPNEEEHSEVEATVTVKCTPEQQLFSSSEEDDEEEATEDEKSEVEVIPGQTTPLPTEPVPDFQGIVNLAFDDEAVDQENEPADYHSTSNFRRSVLLSVDECEELGSEEAGIQTPPQPPEETSMPCDVFESISAFPTDQNHLPGHHKNDDIKHKKDEEEPKAKSFVFLTEIQESNDIQDIGNEGNPSDPSLDADTKEVPFQERPCHLDLWHAEQYNSGLCRNATDSKKADLHLDLSQHQLTGDSPEHTAPSPAGDYGHDSSDQSCKRDRRPSKALSPIYEVDVGESLENCSNKDRNDRLKENEEKPRENEDKSHKFAEQDWSLLRQLLSDHESNLGVINPVPEELNLAQYLIKQTLSLSRDFLDYEAILSPEKENFKRWAELISPMEDSSTSITVTSFSPEDAASPQGEWTIVELETHH; from the exons ATGGAGATTCTGCTTCAGTTCATGTATGGGGCCATTGTGGATCTACCACCTGGAGCTAATGCTGG TCAGGTGGTTTTAGCAGCAGATATGCTCGGCTTGGACGGTCTCAAAGATGTTGCAGAGATGGTTCTGACCAGAGACTACTGCCGTTTCTTTCCCAAG cCAGTTGACGGAGTTCAGCGAACAATTCTTGAGTGTCTTTCACTCACTCATGCCTTAGGCCTTCATAACCTCCATACGCTGTGCAAGAG GTGGGTTGCTGATCATTTTGTGAAAAGCTGGCGCGAGAGGAACTTCTCCCTATTGTCCCCTGAGCTCCAAAAAGCATGTTTAATGGCTGTATGTGAAAACATG ACCGTGTACAATGCTGTTACCATGCTCTGTGGCACGGAGCAGTTGATTGGCAGTCTCCCAGAAGTCAAGTGGGCACAACAGGTGAAGCATTTGTCTGCAGAACTACAGGAGGAGAGTCTCCGAATCATAGTTCAGCATCTGCCCCAAGTCATCTGCACGCAAGCATTCCAGGACCTTCGCAAG AGGGAAGAGTTCACCAGTGAGCCTGCATTGCTGAAAAAATTGTGCTCAGCCATCCGGGAAGGTGTGACTGTGGACAACTCTTGTGATCTTTTCACTGCCGTAAACCATCTGTATGGAAACGATATAGAAGAATATTATCCACTGGAAGAGGAAGGAATAAAATTTGAAGAG CCATTCAGACAAGAGATTTGTACACTGCGTGGTTGGCTGTGGACCTTTCTGCTTCAGAGCTTTTACGCCATCCGCCACACACAGGGATGGGAGACCTTGTCTTCCAAACACAGGGAGAGGATTCTTGCAG ATGCTATTGATAAAGGGGACAATCGAAGACTCTGTAAAAAGCCTGTATTCACTAGCTCTCAG tcaaaaaatacaaaatgctTTTCAGCCGCACCTGAAAGCCCTACTGTAAACAGGACCAAAAGAGTGTCTGAAAACAAAAGGTCACATTCACCATCAGCCATGAAGTCTGATGGAATTGGAGCTGCTAACAAACCAGGAGACAGTCCCTCATCTAAAGCAAAGAATGCGAAGAAACCGGGAGATCGGAGTGCAGCACCAAAAGTAAAGGCACCATCAGCTGCCACACCGGTGGTTAATGGCACAGGGACTGCAGGGGTCAGACGAGGTGCTGCCACTGGTGCCTCCAATGTCCCCAGAAGCTCTCATGGGGCTAAAGACCAAGAAAAGAAGCCGAACCTGGGGGCACGACCAAAAACATCTCCCCCAAGCTGCACAACTTCGTCAGTCACGAGGTCTCCAAAgagctcagcagaaaaaaatgggTTTATTCATGCTCAGTCTGGTGCTACATCAGCATCTGGAAGCTCCTCGCCAGAGAACGGTGCCATCAGCAGTCCTCGTAATGATCCAG GTACAAAGCCCAAACAGCAGGTAAAAGTGGTTAACAAATCTGTTCTGACAAAAGCTCCTCAGAAATCAGAACAAACAAAGACCATCAG TTCAACCAAATCAAGTGTCAGAGAAAGTGGTAAGTCCAAACTGGGTGCAGCAGAGAAAGTGGCTACAGCAGCAAGAGCAGACAATAAGGGAAAAGGAACACCAGACCATCTTG tttctCGACAAGGAACCACGGtgaaaaaaacagcatctcCCAGGAAAGAAGAACGTAAAGATGGGATAAAATCCTCTGCAACAGACAAGGTGGTCACTGAGGTTCCTAAAAAGAAGACCACCAAGCCTGTTTCAGCAGCTGTGCCCTCAGCTAAAACCAGTGGTAAACCAGTGAaagcctctgctgctcccaccAAGCAATCATCTACAGCAGTTTCCAAATCTGGGCATAAGCCAAAAAGCACTACTGAATTATCTATGGGGAAAGGCTCTCCAAAATCTGGTGGCAATTTGAAAccttcagcttctgcagctgttgttgctgcttctaCCAAGAGATCAGGGACCAAAGGAAAAGATACGTTAACTGGGAAAACGGAGTCAGTCCTAACTGTACCTACTGAAGATGATCAAGTGATCAATGAGAGTGATAGAGtagttcaacctgagcctgtagcagagcagcagacaaTGAGCCAGGGTGGAGCAGACATGCTCAGCTTGGTGGACAAGTCAAACCCTGAGCAAGATCTCCATGAAACTGAGACACATGTGGAAAATTCTTCAGGTAATGAGCACAGAGTGACAGTGGTAAATAACATCACACCTCATACTGACCCCGTTAATATGGACCAAGAGTCTTCAGGCAGTACAGTCCCCCCTCCGTCCAGTGGACTTCAAGCTGGGGTCAGCACCCCAAATTCCCCTAGAGAAAACGGACACCCTACAGACACCCCCTGCAGCATCGGAAGCACTGATACTCCTTTAGAGGACTCCTGGAGTGGTGTCCATCATCAAGTGAGTCCGGAATCTGAGACGGGCAGCATGCACACCACCTCCTCTGATGACATCAAGCCTCGTTCGGAGGATTACGATGCGGGAGGCTCCCAAGACGACGACTGCTCCAATGACAGGGGTGTTTCCAAGTGCGGCACCATGCGCTGCCACGATTTCCTGGGACGCAGCAGCAGTGACACAAGCACCCCTGAGGAGCTGAAGTTGTATGAAAGCGGCGTGGGACTAAGAGTGGAGGTACATCTGCGTGGGCGAGAGGCAGAGACCACCAGTGAGGAAGAGGGAGTGAGACGACGCCCTTGCTCCTGGCTGCAGAGGGATGAGGCTCCCAATGAGGAGGAGCACTCGGAAGTTGAGGCTACAGTGACCGTGAAGTgcacacctgagcagcagctcttctcctcatctgaggaagatgatgaagaagaggccACAGAGGATGAAAAGTCTGAAGTGGAAGTGATTCCAGGTCAGACTACCCCACTGCCAACCGAGCCCGTACCCGATTTCCAGGGAATTGTCAATCTAGCTTTTGACGATGAGGCTGTGGACCAGGAGAACGAGCCGGCAGACTATCATTCCACATCCAACTTCCGTCGCTCAGTGTTGCTTTCTGTTGATGAGTGTGAGGAGCTGGGCTCAGAGGAGGCTGGCATCCAAACTCCACCTCAGCCGCCTGAGGAGACTTCCATGCCCTGTGATGTTTTTGAGTCCATCTCTGCATTCCCCACTGACCAGAACCACCTGCCAGGTCATCATAAGAATGACGACATAAAGCACAAAAAAGATGAGGAGGAACCAAAAGCAAAATCCTTTGTGTTCCTTACAGAGATCCAAGAGAGTAATGACATCCAGGACATAGGTAATGAAGGAAATCCCAGTGATCCAAGTCTAGATGCCGACACAAAAGAGGTCCCCTTTCAGGAGCGCCCTTGTCATCTGGACCTGTGGCATGCTGAGCAGTACAACAGCGGGCTGTGCAGAAATGCCACTGACAGCAAGAAAGCTGATTTGCATCTAGACCTTAGTCAGCATCAGCTTACAGGGGACTCTCCTGAACACACAGCCCCGTCTCCAGCAG GAGACTATGGTCATGACAGTTCGGATCAAAGCTGCAAACGTGATCGCCGACCATCCAAAGCCCTGTCTCCTATTTACGAGGTGGATGTGGGAGAATCCTTAGAGAACTGCTCGAACAAGGACAGGAACGATagactgaaagaaaatgaggaaaagcccAGAGAGAATGAGGACAAAAGTCATAAGTTTGCAGAGCAGGACTGGAGTTTGCTGAGGCAGCTCCTTTCAGACCACGAGTCCAATCTGGGTGTGATAAATCCTGTGCCCGAGGAGCTCAATCTGGCCCAGTACCTTATCAAGCAAACTCTGTCCTTGTCCCGCGACTTTCTGGATTATGAAGCGATCCTGTCCCCAGAGAAAGAGAACTTCAAACGTTGGGCCGAGCTCATCTCACCTATGGAGGACTCATCTACCAGCATCACAGTTACCAGCTTCTCCCCAGAGGATGCTGCATCTCCACAGGGGGAGTGGACCATTGTGGAGCTGGAAACACATCACTGA